GAATGGAATGAAGATGTCCATTTCCTTAGGAAGACTACTTCTTCCTTTATCTCCGTATCTTTTGTGCCATtccataatttttataattccAGAAGTTCCTTATGTAATAAGTTAAATGTTTCTCCGTATTTTTTTTTGGCATTTCATAATCTTTATAATTCCAGAAGTTTCTtatataataagttaaatgTTTGAAAGAGGTGTAAATTTGTATGTATTTTGAATAgtgtaatttattaattttctgaATACATAATCCACAATTAATTGAAAGAGTGGAAGTGTTTTAGATTTAACAATCCATAATCATAATGAAATTTGAGAAAATGTTTTGAACTAGGAAATGTGTAAGGTAAATGTATATTCTAAATTACATACATAAATCaaagttaataataaatttggaagtaatttatcaacaaaatatattatgaattatacGAACTAAAAGTTAATACTGGAAATAAgttctaaaatatattattttgaaccATTACTTTCGAATTGAACAATTTCAAATTACAAAACATACATAATCCGGAGtacttacaaaataaaaaaaatggtgaaaGGTACAGTGACAAACCAATAAAACAGTAAATTACAACTAAAAAATTCTTCTTTTCCGCTACGTAATCACAAAACAACAGCAAAATGCATAAAGAACTACCGAAAAAACTTTCAATGAGCTCAAAAGATGTTGAAGTACTTGAGGTATTGGGATGCATGGGACTGAGGCGCTGAGAAAGATAGAAAGAAGGAAGAAGGGGAAAAGTTATTAGGACTTTTAGGATTTTTTTACTAAAGAATAGAACCgtattttcatatttcttaTGGAAGTGCCACAAAAATATATGGagatgcaggaagaagcagtccTTACTAAATGGAGAGATCCGAATACGGACTAGGGAAAGGGCTTCAGGCAGGGTATGAGTATTTTTTATTGGGCCGAAAGGGCCCAAGTGTAGAGGAAAATCATGAGGCCATAACCCTGTAATATTTGGACTGGGCTGAGATATATCTATACTTCATAATCTTACTATTAGCATGCCTACAACGTTATTTACACTAACAATGTTTGAAGTTACCATTACATCCTACCCTTTCCCCTCTTCAAATTTCTCTTTTTTCCTGTGAGAAGTTCGTCATTTTTTTCCGTGTATCAGTGAACTTAACTGAGAAGTTccctctttttccttttctttcataGATTTAAGGAAAGTTTCCTATATTTACTTCTTGTAtagaaaaaaacataatttataaaataaacacctaattataaagttaaaattttCATGGATGGAAAAAATTAAGGAAACACGTTAAGAAGTTAGAAATACCGCTATccattattttcaaaagcaattACATGACTATATTTAACTagatttaattaaaacaataaaatattctttaatatttctttataatatgatataatattttcatatcGCACTTTTTCATTAATCTTCCCAAATACTTCCCTTATATAGTGATTTTGGATGAGAACAATAATTACTGATTTATATGCTTTCAGGGTTTTTTGAGTGTGGAAATCGCTGTAAAAACGCATCtgaaattttgttgttgttgtgtatACGCATCTGAATTCTAAGGATTATCTCTAGCAAAGCAGAAAAGTTATGAACTGAACCTCTGAGCTATTTCATCTGCAACTTAATTAGATAGAAATACAATTTTGTAACCAATAATAACGACACTTTTATGAATTAAAACATGAAGTTCTTTCCACAACCACCCAATTTGAGGACGATCGGGAAGAATTACAAAAATACAAGTTAACGTACGTCCAATAAATGAAGAAATGAGGTCCAAGAACCTAATTAATATTGATCCACACTTGTCATAATTAAAGAGGTTCGTGGATCTCGCCATCTCTACATATACCCACATCTATCTTCATGATTCCTGTCTTGTTCGTCTTCTTCACTCTGCAACAATTTCTCCTTGGTGCCTATCACACATGCATATCACAAAAGCtcaaaacatataaaatttggAATTAAGATTTTAATAACTTCATGAAACATTGGTGTGTGTGAGAAGAACATACCCTATCCCACAGAAGCGGGTCTGGCTTTTTGTGCACCTCTATTTTTTGAAGCTGAGAAGGATCAGGCATCTGCCAGTGACATTCTGGATGAGGAACGAGATGTCTTTCATATTCAGTGAGTGTCTGGTTCAGTGTGGAATTGAGTTTTGCCTTTGAGAAGTAAAACACGAAAGGCTTCTGACACGGGTTTCTGCTAACAGGGCGAGTGTTGAATGCATACGCAGTGTAATCTGCTCTTCTATACCAATTCAGGAATGTTCTGGAAGGCATTTCCATCTCCCTCTGTGTGAATATCCCGCGAAATATTTGAACAGCAAAACCCCACGAAACTGAAATGGTCCATTTCCTTTTCTTGTCGTAGCAAATGGATTGCTGAACGAGGGATGCTGAGTCAAGCTTCATTGGAATGGTAAGCCTTTGAAGGGCTTCTACTCTGGTAGCATTCGGGAAGATTGGCTCAACCACATCAAGGTGGTGCAGTGACACCAATGGAGTCACTGGGTGAGCTGCAAGAAGCCCGAACAGGTTCCCATACACATCGTactgtttcaacaaaacaaggCGTGTCAGTGTAAGAGTTTGCTTCAACTCATTGTGCAAAAATCAACGTGAAATTTTATCAGTGGAATGCTTGTTCaccaaataaataatttttttttgcaatgtGACTGTTATTAATCACACCTAATCAGTGGAAAAACAACAAAAGTCCTCATCATATAGTGTGGTGTTGCTTGCTCAACTACCCAAAAACTATACTGATTAAACTCAAAATATAAGGTACCTAAACTGTAACTCTATATATGAAGCCCTTGCAACGAAATGGTAAAGGAAGAGTGTTTAGAAAGCTATGCAAATTAGAAAACAACATAGAAGAGGTACAAAGTTGGTCACCACCCACCGTCCCATAATGGATCGTGTTTGTTTGCAAGAGATTTGCAGTTAGATGCAAAATATCACTTTCAAACTAATCAAGTTCAGTAGCAACTGCTTTGGTAtataatgtaatacaataactaaAACATTTGACAGATAGCACCCAACTTACATAAAAGACAATCCAAACATACTctattagtgtttttttttccaAAGCAATCTTCTTTAAAAAGTGTGGTACGTTTTCTTAGCCAAATTTAAATATCAGTTGAATTGTTTGTAGAAGActgtttttaattttccgtTGGTATTGGTTATATGTTCTTcaatgtttataattttatattatattagcACTTTTAATTTTGGATGATGATATAAcatgaaaaacatattaaaataatagtattgaagTTTGTAAcgtataaaaaatatagatttacAATATATCATTACTTAAAATATATCCATAGTGTTTACAAATGAAGGTGTTAACAATTTATTACTCTTCTAACAATACATGACTAGATACATTATTTGATATCATTTTAGTATTTTGTTTCATGGCAACTTCATTcaatgtttaatatatatatatatatatatatatatatatatatatatacacacctGGATTTTTTTTACATGATTTATCCATAAATATATGCGTATATagtacttttaaaataatttttagttaaaatataattttaactaatttatattaaagaaaaaatgataaaaaattaaataaataaattgaagtaTCTTAAACAAATAAATTGAAGAATTTGAGAGATATTGAAACTTATCTCATTATATTTAATATCGATTAGAGATTTTAAGCATTGATTATAATAATTAcatacttaaaaataataatttatttaattcaataaatattgaaatatttaatttgatgTAACATTTTtctatcttatatattaaatgtATACCTTAAAAAGtacaaaagtttttaaaaaatatatactgaGGAATTTATTTCGGTCATCaatttaatgaattatttttgtctaatattttttatctttatattttaacCAATGCTCTCAGCTATACATAAGGTTAGTAAAATAGTTGACACTGTCTCAGATCAGAAAGGAAAAATATAAGATGATGTATCTTATTTTCAGAAATAAACATAAACTAATAATACAAGGTggatatataatattttttaggatCCAAAGTGCTTCTCTAgaaacttttttattaaataaaaaataaaaggtattaaaaaaaatagtaaaacatGATGTATTTTCCTTTCTTGTTTTTTCGCAGTTAAAGTTACTCTTTGTTTTTTTTCCCTATCTGTGCAGGTTTATATACAAAGGTTCtatttatgataaaaaagttaaactttttctatttaaaaatttcCACACACGCTAATTAATTCAACCAATCTAATTGATGAATTTACTAAAgaaattgaaatgaaaaaaatcattttaaaactAACCTATACTTATTTcacttcattttttaaaaaacctatAACTTTACTTTCAAACAAATGTATTTGTTGAAAACTAAATAAAAGCTACCAAAAAAGTTAAATGTATTTAATTTGATATATGCATAACCTGGTTGTAGAAATAGAATAATGTTTTAAGAGTGTTGATATGTTGACAAGTAACCAtcaaattataattgaaaagaaatttttttattttattaaaataaaacaattttaaatttccaTTGATTAAATACAATTGTGAAAgtatatttttcatgttttaaaagCAGTTATGAGTAATTTGTATAGTAGAAGTTTATTTGGGAAATAAATTATAGttagaaagaaaagagaaagatatAATGCAGACCACCGACACCATTGAGATAGCTTTGTACTGTTGTGAATAGCAGTAAAATGGAAAGTTGTAGTGTTGTATCTTTCACCACTTCTCCCTCCCATTGCTTTCTCCTTTCTCCATCACACTCATTCACTTCTCAACAAAACACATCAACATTATAAATCCCCATTCCTATGCCATATCATTTCACGAGTAACTGTGTCCCaactttttttaatcaaattttcTGTCAACTATTTTAaccttaaatataataaattattttgaaataatcgtttttaattaattttccaATCAATTCAAAGGGTCTTGTAAATAAAGACTGATTGggtaatatttaaataaataaaaaatctgaaaaaataaataaatatggaacattttaaaatacttcTATCCTATTTTTAGAGCTTTTTAAAGTTACTGTTGTTTTATATATGGACAAAGTTTCGTTTCCCACAGTAAATAACACTATTCGAAACCTTTATAatgatattataatatttttaattaaaaattaaaataaaataattaaaatactaatttatttgCTTTTTAAGAGTATGTTTTTACTGTAATGTCAAGTAGCAGGGTCCTTTATATATTCATGTGTTTATTTTGAATAGATTAcattaaagtataattttaatCGTACCTTGTGAGGATGATCAATGAGATAAACTTAACAAAATCTagttttagaaatatttttaattttataaatagtctaaaatcatttttttacatTTGGTTAAATACGGGCAAGACCTAATAAATTTAGCTTAAAACTTAGAAAAAACAAGTGTCTTATacttgaattaattaattaattatgaaaaagaaaaagaaaatattttattgataataatatattcacaatctcaatttttttataaaatgagaaTACAACtcctaatattattattttaatatttttttatatcatttataaaattattttatattatatatttatttctaaattcatATTAGTAATTTATTAGTAGGGGAGAATTAGGAAGAAACCTGGTGAAAGCCGATTTCCTTAGTGAGTGGAACGCCGAGTTCAGCCATGCAAGCTTGCATTCGATCATCGGAGCCATAAAGAGCAGGGTACCGCTGAATACAACGGTCCTGAATTTTGCTCAGAGCTTTGGCCAAGGGGTAGCTGATGGCGAACCCACCTCCGCCGTAGGCCATGCCGTACGAGAAAAATATGTTCTGCAAGTGACTCTCCGACAAGCTCCCAATGTAGTACATGTGGTTGTGGTCGTACTTGTTCAGAATCTTCAGCAGGTTGTCGGTCACGAAAACGGTGTCGTCGTCCCCCATGACGAACCACCGGACGTCCTTCAGCCCCAAACGCAGCGTTTCGGTGACGATGCGGGAGATCCGAATGGCGGAGCGGTGACCCAGCTTGTTGGTGTAAACGAAATTGGAGGTGTCCGTGGAAACCTTCACCGGCGGCAACCCTTCCTTGGGGTCCTTCTTCACGTGATCGTCCAGCCACACCACTCCCCTCATCTCCTTCTTCCTGTACCAAATCTTTATGTAATTCTTTCTGTGCTCCCACAGCTTCGACGACGCCGCGATTCCGAACACCACGTGACGGAGCTCCGTTTTCTGATTCCCCGTTCCGGTGCGGGAAGCGGATGAAGATTCTCTCTTCTCCGTGACGTTTGCATATgggatagaggaagaagagagGTGGTTGATGATGAAAGGCGCGTGGTTGCAGGCGCCTGAGGAGGTGGAGACAAGCTTCAGAGTGTAAAGCATGTAGGTGAGCGAAACGAACAGCATTAGCCATACCATAAGCTTCTGTGAGGCTGAGGATCGTGCCTGCGCCGGACATCGTCCCTGATCCCACGTTACTTTCTCCAAATCTTTCATTCTTCCACTTCCCTTACTTAACTTCTCTCctctataaaataataatacaaaatatattgAGAACCTTGTATACTCTGAAAAAAGATTATCAATGTATATTTTTCTAATGAATAATAGAAGAAAACAATGTTAATAGTACGTTCGAGATACGGAAACACAGTAGGAGGTAAGGAGTGAGTTTTAATGCAGTTAATTTTGAGGAAGATGCAGGAAATTACCGAGTTAAGTGAAAGAGAATGAAGGTAGAGGAGCATGCAGAGGTAGCAAGTTCCTCGATAGCAATACCAACCAATAGTTGTAGTTATAGAGTGAGTAAGAGTGCGTTGGGGTGATGGGTTTGTATATATGCAGTGGCAATGGGGAGAGTGAATGAATTAGATAAATACTCGTTATCGGAGTTAGACAAACGTCTACATTTCTACTTTCATAAGCTTCCTACACATGCCATATATGACAATTAGCAATTTTCACTTCTCTTTGTTTTTACTTTGCTGGGGTTAAGTGCTTAACTACTTTCCATCCAAAGCAACACACACTACTCTATCATCTACAACTCCTTATGGTAAAGTCCTTCccctttgtctttttctttcgTTTATCTTCTTTATACTGCCCAACTGCAACacataacaaaattattataccAATTCTTCTTTTTAACTTACATCAATTTATGTTCAACAATATCTCAATTAGTTTATGAAatatgaaagatctatgattcTCTCTGACCATGATAAGTGATAGACAACATATCGTTAACAATATAATCGTGTGCTTCAAATTTTCATTTCGGACGAGACTTCTTTTCTATTTAGCAATGTTTCTTTTCTTGATAAAACCAGAGTTTCTTATCCTCAAAAGAAGTCAAAACcttttaaggaaaaaaagaaagcaATCAATTTCTTCCAGCAACTATTTGTTGCACATACATAACACCTTTTACGTAGCACTTACCATGCTGAAGTTAGTGGGAAGAGATTTTCTGCTGATTTCATTCGACTAGATGATATATAACCATATAGTTATTGCTAAATAGTTCACCTTTTTCACCTGGTCAACAGGTGTGGCTGTCATCGAATTAATTTTTACATACTATTTTACAACAGGTGTGGTTTTCATGATAGAGAATATGTATAACAAGATAATGCTTAAGGTGCATCTTTCATTAAATCAATGAGTTTAATTTGTAAATATTGTAAGAATAATAAATGCATTTTCTTAAAGTCAAAAGGTTTTCTTTATTACGTGTTAATTTATCGTAAAAGTACTTAAAAATCTGCATGATACTTTATTCTGTCTCTCTTCGAGTTTTCTTCCCACTGAAAAGCTTTATAATCTATACTATTCATTTGTCTGAAGTAAATTTATCTTATAGAATTTCATGAAAAATGCTGATGACATTCTGTGAATTGTCACAACTTGCATGTCCAAGCTGTAAACATGCATAAAGCAGAAGCAGAAGCAGATGACTAATATAAAACGgtatttatttttcctttaatgTATAATACAATACTGGGAACAACATATAATAATGAGAACTTTTACCCCACTAAACCACGATGAATTGTAcatgtttttgaaaaacatagtaaacataattttttaactttttattttaacttttatctaaactaattttagcgaatttatttaattttgttcttgTTTACTACTCTCAAATAAACTCTCTATTGTGTTTTGCTAACTTGTGCATCCTATAAGCGCAGAAAAAAAGTCTTAAGATTAACGTCTCACTATCATATGACCATCACGATCGGCGCAACAGAACATTTCAAGGGGTAGTTGTGTCTTGCAGATTTAGCCCCTCTAAAAGTTAAATATGGGCCTATCTTTCCGTGTGgacaattgcttcctgcactcGATCAATTGTGACTGGCATCCGACATTTTTCTAAAAATCCTATTATGCCCTTGCCTTCTTCACTTTTGAAAATATTGAATGGTGAGGTAGAGGAATTTTATGGTTGTGTGAAGCTTTGCTTTGAGTTGCAAAAGAGGAGGTTACATTCATTGTTGTGCACGGACATTCAGTGTAAGcttccactacaagaaaatcatgaaatagaaaccaatttttagagaccaaaataattagttgcaatagtaactaaagtagagaccattttagaaactaaaaaaaaaattagtttctaaattagtttctattattttctattattgttaaatagtttctaaattggtatctaattagcaaccaaggttttagagactaaatttagaaactaaataattggtatctaaaaccttagttgctaattagataccagtttaaaaactatttaacaataatagaaaataatataaactaatttagaaaccaatttttttttagtttctaaaatggtctctagtTTAGTttctattgcaactaattattttggtctctaaaaattgatttctatttcatgattttcttgtagtgttcgcTTGCCAAGTTAATGAGGTAAGTAATCCATTTTCAGTCGTTTCTGGTTTTTGTTCGAGCTCAGTTGGTCCCGAATATCGGAATATggaattctgtttttttttactaCAGATATTAATATCCGAAAGTCAAATTTTTCAATACGGATATTAATATTCGGAAGTGTGGTTCGTTGCTTCCGGACGCTCATGTCCGTAGTTCATAATTGGCTTACGGATGTACATATCCGAAAGCTAactattgatattttttttgttatggattTATTTATCCGGAAGCTAAgtgttcattttttttcaatagcCCAATGGATACAACAGAGTCATACATGGGAGTTTAAGGGGAGATTGATGTGTGGGATGGATTAGATGATGTTGATCTAGAGCAGTCAATAAGTTATAACACATTAGATAATGAACACAGGGCACATGAATGTAGTGAGGCATTTTCTACAGATGAGGTATGGTTAATGTTGGGTTGTGAATGcttttatttatgaattattttaaaatttggcaTATGTTATTGTAGGTATTTTGTGATCGAGATGAGCTGTTAGAGTGGGCGAAAAGTGTTGGCTATAGTTATGggtttgttattgttatattaagGTCGGATACATGGACGAGCCAACGAGGAAGGATGACCTATGTATTGTTAGGTTATGAGAGAGGAGGTAAATACAGATGGTATAAAAAAGAAGTAGATGTCAGTCGAACGGGAAATAGGAAGTGTGAGTGTCCTTTCAGATTGCGAGGCAAATCAGTCAAAGGTGGTCAAGGGTGGATGGTTGAATTAATTTGTGGTTCTCACAATCATGACTTGACAGAGACAATGGTGGGTTATCCGTATGCTAGAAGGTAAGTATAGAGGAAAAGGTTATGGTTGAGGATATGACTAAAACTTCGGTGAATCcaagaaatattttactaaccATGAAAGAGATAAATGAGAAGAATGTGACGACGATTAAGCAGGTTTATAATGCAATCACTGTTCACCAAAGATCACAACGAGGTCACATAACAGAAATGCAACAACTGATGTTGTTACTGGAGCGAGACAAGTACGTGCATTGGTGTAGGTGTGATGAGGTCTCTAATATTGTGCAAGATATATTTTGGACACACCCAAATTCAGTAAAACTGGTGAACTCATTTAATATTGTCATATTAATGGATAGTACGTACAAGACGAACAAGTATAGGATGTCGTTACTTGAGGTTGTTGGGATTACATCTACAGGTTTGACTTTCTCCGTTGCATTTTGTTTACTAGCagcagaaaaggaaaataatttttttgggcCCTTGACAGACTTAAAGGGTTGTTTTTGAGAGTTGATTCATGCCCTAGGGTGGTGGTATGTGATAGAGATGTTACCTTAATGAATGCAATTAGAATGGTGTTTCCTGAAGCTTATAATTTGCTCTGTCGATTTCACATTGATAAAACTGTGaaagcaaaatgtaaaatgttggtGCATCCAAGAGAGGCATGGGATCAAGTAATGGACGTGAGGGGATCCGTTGTGGATTGTGATATTGTTGAGGCCTTTGAAGATCGTGTCAATGCTCTTCGAGTTGTCTGTTCTCCATGGCCTATATTTGTTGATTATGTGATGGATACATGGTTACGTCCacataaagaaaaaattgtCAAGGCATGGATAGATAAGGTGATGCACTTAGGAAACACAACAAGTAACAGAGTTGAGGCGACACACTGGAGTCTAAAGTCTTTAGAATTCGATGGGGGATTTATGTTTCTGCTGGGATTCCATCAATAAGATGATTATTTTACAACATAATGCAATCAAAGATTCATTCCAAAAGAGTTTGCATGTGGTTTGACATCGGTTTAAGGTTACAGCTTACAAAAAATTGTTAGGTTTTGTATCTAAATATGCTTTGAACCTTTTTTCGAAAGAGCTTGATAGGGTTAAATCAATGGGGTTTGATAAAAGTAGGTGTGGATGCAGTCTTACATGTACTCATGGTCTTCCTTGTGCGTGTCAATTGCCTTCATTTGGTGTTGGTAGCATACCACTTAAATCAGTACATGTGATGTGGACTCGTTTAAGCTTTGAAGACATTGCAACTGAACAATCTTCATCTGAGTTGTCAATTGATAAAGAGTTTGAGGTCTTCACGAAGCAGTTTAAAGAGTTGGATGTTGCAGGTAAGGTTAACATCAAAAGTAAATTGCAGGAGATTGCCTTTCCAAAGAAGACATCTATTTACGCAAGATCATAAGGTGAAAACAAAAGGTGCTGTAAAGATGTCTCGTCCTACCAAATTCATGAGATCAACTAAGCGAATCCCTTCTTATTTTGAACATGTGGATTTCTTACACTCACAACATGATAGTTGTGCAAGCAAAAAAATCTAATGAAGAAAGCTTACCAGAAATTGTTCCAGCAAAATGTATTCCTTTCCTTGATCAGTTCCCTGTAGGGTATCATCCATATATTGTTGATGTTGTTGACGTTAAGGCTGATGGCCATTGTGGCTACTGTGCTGTTGCTGCCCAATTGGGAATGAGAGAGGAGTCAATGAATTTGTTAGAAAAACTAAGTTAATGGAGACAATAATATGTTCAACTCTTTGGTGGTGATGATAAATATGAATACTTGAAGAAGTCACTTCTAGTGGAACACATGTCTATGGTACCAACCACTAACACCATTTCATTTTTACATTGCATTTCTTTATTTAACTTTGTTTCTCAATTGTACTTGCAGGCAGGAACAGATAAGTGGATGACAATTCCAGACATGGGATATGTTATTGCAAATCGGTATAATGTCATTCTTGTTTCTTTGTCCATGTTACAATCATTGAGTATTTTTCCTTTAAGAACCCAAGCACCAAGTAACTTCCGTCATCACCAAATCATTGCAATTGAGCATGTCCACGGAAATCATTTTGTGCAGGTATAAACTAAACCAATCAAGATTTATGTGCTAAATTAAGATTTATGTACCTTATATTTATTACCTTTATAGGTCAAGCTCAAAGATGGTTGTCCAATTTCACCTACGGATATATTGTGGGAATCACATCGTTATCCGGCGGCCCAAACTTGGTCAACATACTACACTAGCCGGATACAAGTTTATACCCAACTAATGTCCATTAGATGATATTTGTAATCATAACATTTGTAATAGATACTTAATGTTTAGGTTTATGGATGTTTAGCGTAATTGAATGTACATTTGGAATGGTTATGTATTTAGTACATTTGAAATGGTTATGTATTAAGTACATTTGCAATGTTGAATAGATTTTGGAGCTGTCCTAGACAATTATGAGGAGCATACGGATGGCCATATCCGGAACTCAAATTTTAGTCTACGAATAAAAATATCCAGAATTCTAAATGTTGTctatggataaaaatatccataAGCCACAACTGTGCATGCGGATAAAAAAATCCGAAAGTGTGTGAGGTgtctacggataaaaatatccagaaGCCAGTGAGGTGTCTATGGATGTCAATGACCGGAAGTGAGTGAGGTGTCTACTAAAACAGAAGTAACATGAAGCAAAAATCGATAAG
The sequence above is a segment of the Phaseolus vulgaris cultivar G19833 chromosome 2, P. vulgaris v2.0, whole genome shotgun sequence genome. Coding sequences within it:
- the LOC137809693 gene encoding uncharacterized protein, producing MKDLEKVTWDQGRCPAQARSSASQKLMVWLMLFVSLTYMLYTLKLVSTSSGACNHAPFIINHLSSSSIPYANVTEKRESSSASRTGTGNQKTELRHVVFGIAASSKLWEHRKNYIKIWYRKKEMRGVVWLDDHVKKDPKEGLPPVKVSTDTSNFVYTNKLGHRSAIRISRIVTETLRLGLKDVRWFVMGDDDTVFVTDNLLKILNKYDHNHMYYIGSLSESHLQNIFFSYGMAYGGGGFAISYPLAKALSKIQDRCIQRYPALYGSDDRMQACMAELGVPLTKEIGFHQYDVYGNLFGLLAAHPVTPLVSLHHLDVVEPIFPNATRVEALQRLTIPMKLDSASLVQQSICYDKKRKWTISVSWGFAVQIFRGIFTQREMEMPSRTFLNWYRRADYTAYAFNTRPVSRNPCQKPFVFYFSKAKLNSTLNQTLTEYERHLVPHPECHWQMPDPSQLQKIEVHKKPDPLLWDRAPRRNCCRVKKTNKTGIMKIDVGICRDGEIHEPL
- the LOC137809363 gene encoding uncharacterized protein; amino-acid sequence: MRAHECSEAFSTDEVFCDRDELLEWAKSVGYSYGFVIVILRSDTWTSQRGRMTYVLLGYERGGKYRWYKKEVDVSRTGNRKCECPFRLRGKSVKGGQGWMVELICGSHNHDLTETMVGYPYARRVVVCDRDVTLMNAIRMVFPEAYNLLCRFHIDKTVKAKCKMLVHPREAWDQVMDVRGSVVDCDIVEAFEDRVNALRVVCSPWPIFVDYVMDTWLRPHKEKIVKAWIDKVMHLGNTTSNRVEATHWSLKSLEFDGGFMFLLGFHQ